The following proteins are encoded in a genomic region of uncultured Ilyobacter sp.:
- a CDS encoding carbamoyl phosphate synthase small subunit — protein MKAKLILENGMTFDGKAFGYFKDTTGELVFNTSMTGYQELLTDPSYYGQIVVMTYPLIGNYGINLEDTESNSVKVRGLVVREAGKYPNNFRCEMTLDGYLKQHKVMGFKGVDTRHLTKIIREIGTCKAIITTEELTQKELKEKFDSFSNRYAVKEVTCKEKYVIPGKGKKIGVMDFGIKQNILRSFEKRGCELTVFPFGTSAEEILEHDLDALFLSNGPGDPADLTDTVKEIKKVIGKMPVIGICLGHQLLAWALGGSTVKLKYGHRGGNHPVKDLQKNKIFITSQNHGYVVDKMPEGVEVTHLNLNDNSVEGMKSDELKVMSIQYHPEACPGPEDSGYIFDDFLKAIEK, from the coding sequence ATGAAGGCTAAGTTAATCCTAGAAAACGGAATGACTTTCGACGGAAAGGCGTTTGGTTATTTTAAAGATACTACAGGAGAATTGGTTTTTAATACGAGTATGACTGGATATCAAGAGCTGCTAACTGACCCATCTTATTACGGACAGATAGTAGTTATGACCTACCCCCTTATAGGGAATTACGGAATAAACCTAGAGGACACCGAATCAAACAGCGTAAAGGTAAGAGGTCTTGTTGTGAGAGAGGCGGGGAAGTATCCAAACAACTTTAGATGTGAGATGACTCTAGACGGATACCTAAAGCAGCACAAGGTAATGGGATTCAAGGGTGTAGACACAAGACACCTGACAAAGATCATAAGAGAGATAGGAACATGCAAGGCTATAATAACTACTGAGGAGTTGACTCAGAAAGAACTTAAAGAAAAATTTGACAGTTTTTCAAACAGATACGCTGTCAAGGAAGTTACATGTAAAGAGAAGTATGTGATACCTGGTAAGGGTAAAAAAATAGGGGTAATGGACTTTGGTATAAAGCAAAATATATTGAGATCTTTTGAAAAACGTGGATGCGAGCTCACTGTATTTCCATTTGGGACAAGTGCCGAGGAGATACTCGAGCATGACCTAGACGCTCTTTTCCTGTCAAATGGACCTGGGGATCCTGCCGATCTTACAGATACAGTAAAAGAGATAAAGAAAGTAATAGGAAAAATGCCTGTTATCGGTATCTGTCTAGGACACCAGCTTCTGGCCTGGGCTCTAGGGGGAAGTACAGTAAAACTAAAATACGGACACAGAGGTGGAAACCATCCTGTAAAAGATCTTCAGAAGAATAAGATTTTTATCACATCCCAAAATCACGGTTATGTAGTGGATAAAATGCCAGAGGGTGTAGAAGTCACTCATCTGAATCTAAACGATAACTCTGTAGAGGGAATGAAAAGTGATGAACTGAAAGTAATGAGCATCCAGTACCATCCTGAAGCCTGTCCTGGACCTGAGGATTCTGGATATATCTTTGATGATTTTCTAAAAGCAATAGAGAAATAA
- the carB gene encoding carbamoyl-phosphate synthase large subunit: MLDKSIKKTLVIGSGPIVIGQAAEFDYSGTQACEALKQEGIEVVLINSNPATIMTDRAVADRIYIEPITIEFVEKVIKKEKPDSILAGMGGQTALNIAVELYDSGILDKYNVKVIGTPIDSIKRGEDRDLFRDAMKKIGEPTIESKIVENLKDGLEFAAQIGYPLVVRPAYTLGGSGGGIAENPKELEDILLKGLKLSRVGQVLVEKSILGWKEVEYEVIRDENGNCITVCNMENIDPVGIHTGDSIVVAPSQTLSDKEYQMLRTSSIKIINEIGVIGGCNVQFALHPKSFQYAIIEINPRVSRSSALASKATGYPIARVATKLSLGYTLDEVKNEVTGQTYACFEPALDYCVVKIPKWPFDKFKKADRKLGTKMMATGEIMAIGNNFEAAFLKGIRSLEIGQYNMEHPVAKKMSIRELKNAVMRPDDERIFVAAEMLRRGYVKSKLQKITGMDKFFMEKIEWIVNQEELLKRMTLKDMDKYTLRNLKKKGFSDKGIAALMNVSEADIVAKRKEMGVRPVYKMVDTCAAEFDAVSSYYYSSYDIYDEVTVSDKRKILVVGSGPIRIGQGIEFDYCTVHSIKALQKMGIETIIINNNPETVSTDFSTADKLYFEPLITEDVINIIEKEQPEGVVLQFGGQTAIKLANDLAAAGVKIIGTSADKIDEAEDRERFEAMMEKLDIKRPKGRAVWKIEPGIEIANTVGYPVLVRPSYVLGGQGMEICHDEYNLVKYLEASFDRDPENPVLIDKYLNGIEIEIDAICDGQDVLIPGIMEHLERAGVHSGDSITVYPSKNLYEGTEVKILDYAKKIAKELEISGMMNIQFIAFENEIYVIEVNPRSSRTVPYISKVTGVPMIELATKVMLGEKLADLEYGTGIYKKPNVYAVKVPVFSTEKLGNVEVSLGPEMKSTGEVLGVSESLDEAIYKGLVGGYRLSQIKDKNVLVTIRDKDKEEFLPLAKRLIGQGCKLFSTVGTQKFLEKHGITAEKVNKISEENPNILDKLKNREIDLLINTATKANDAMRDGFRIRRTAIEYGVEVLTSLDTLNAILNIMEKNIHLNKELKVYDISKI; this comes from the coding sequence ATGTTAGATAAATCAATAAAGAAAACCCTTGTAATCGGATCTGGGCCTATAGTGATAGGTCAGGCGGCGGAGTTTGATTATTCAGGAACCCAGGCCTGCGAAGCTTTAAAGCAGGAGGGTATAGAGGTTGTACTTATAAACTCAAACCCTGCAACTATAATGACAGACAGAGCAGTTGCTGACAGGATTTACATAGAGCCTATTACAATAGAATTTGTAGAAAAGGTAATAAAAAAAGAAAAACCTGATTCTATCTTGGCTGGAATGGGTGGACAGACTGCCCTAAACATAGCAGTTGAACTTTATGACAGCGGGATTTTAGATAAATATAATGTAAAAGTAATAGGAACTCCTATTGATTCAATAAAAAGAGGAGAAGACAGAGACTTATTCAGAGACGCTATGAAAAAAATAGGGGAACCGACCATCGAAAGTAAGATAGTGGAAAATTTAAAAGATGGTCTAGAATTTGCTGCTCAGATAGGCTACCCTCTTGTAGTCAGACCGGCATATACCCTAGGAGGATCAGGGGGAGGAATAGCTGAAAATCCAAAGGAACTAGAGGATATACTCTTAAAAGGTCTAAAGCTTTCAAGGGTTGGACAGGTGCTAGTAGAAAAGTCCATCTTAGGTTGGAAAGAGGTAGAGTATGAAGTTATAAGAGACGAAAATGGAAACTGTATCACAGTGTGTAACATGGAAAACATTGACCCTGTAGGGATACACACAGGAGATTCTATAGTTGTGGCTCCATCTCAGACACTTTCGGACAAAGAGTATCAGATGCTTAGAACTTCATCTATAAAAATAATAAACGAGATCGGAGTAATCGGAGGATGTAACGTACAGTTTGCCCTTCATCCAAAGTCATTTCAATATGCTATCATAGAGATTAACCCGAGAGTTTCTAGATCCTCAGCTCTTGCATCAAAGGCCACAGGATATCCTATTGCAAGAGTTGCTACAAAACTTTCTCTTGGCTATACCCTAGATGAGGTAAAAAATGAAGTTACAGGTCAGACTTATGCATGTTTTGAGCCAGCCCTTGACTACTGTGTGGTGAAAATACCTAAATGGCCATTTGATAAATTTAAAAAAGCAGACAGAAAATTGGGAACTAAGATGATGGCTACAGGAGAGATCATGGCCATTGGAAACAATTTTGAGGCGGCCTTCCTAAAAGGGATAAGATCCTTAGAAATAGGTCAATATAACATGGAACACCCTGTAGCAAAGAAAATGTCAATCAGAGAGCTAAAAAATGCAGTAATGAGGCCAGATGACGAGAGAATATTTGTAGCGGCAGAGATGCTAAGACGTGGATATGTAAAGTCTAAACTCCAGAAAATTACCGGTATGGATAAGTTTTTCATGGAAAAGATAGAGTGGATAGTAAACCAGGAAGAACTTCTCAAAAGAATGACTCTAAAAGATATGGACAAGTATACCTTGAGAAACTTAAAGAAAAAAGGTTTTTCTGATAAAGGAATAGCGGCTCTTATGAATGTATCTGAGGCGGATATTGTTGCCAAGAGAAAAGAAATGGGAGTAAGACCTGTATACAAGATGGTAGATACCTGTGCAGCAGAATTTGATGCAGTGTCATCTTACTATTACTCTAGCTATGACATTTATGACGAAGTGACTGTTTCTGACAAAAGAAAGATTCTTGTTGTAGGTTCTGGTCCCATAAGAATAGGTCAGGGAATAGAGTTTGACTATTGTACTGTTCACAGTATAAAAGCCCTTCAGAAGATGGGAATAGAGACAATAATAATAAATAATAACCCGGAAACTGTATCAACAGATTTCTCAACTGCAGATAAGCTTTATTTTGAGCCTCTTATTACAGAAGATGTAATAAATATAATCGAAAAAGAGCAACCAGAAGGTGTAGTTCTTCAGTTTGGAGGACAGACGGCTATAAAGCTTGCCAATGACCTAGCAGCCGCAGGGGTAAAGATAATAGGAACTTCTGCAGACAAAATCGATGAGGCAGAGGACAGAGAAAGATTTGAAGCTATGATGGAAAAACTTGATATAAAGAGACCGAAGGGAAGAGCTGTCTGGAAAATAGAGCCTGGAATAGAGATAGCAAATACAGTTGGTTATCCTGTACTTGTTAGACCTTCTTATGTTCTTGGTGGACAGGGAATGGAGATATGTCACGATGAGTATAACCTTGTAAAGTACCTCGAAGCTTCTTTTGACAGAGACCCTGAAAATCCGGTGCTTATAGATAAATACCTAAATGGTATAGAGATCGAGATAGATGCCATCTGCGACGGACAGGATGTACTTATACCTGGAATAATGGAGCATCTAGAAAGAGCCGGAGTTCACTCGGGAGATTCAATAACTGTTTATCCTTCTAAAAATCTATATGAAGGTACAGAGGTGAAAATCCTAGACTATGCCAAGAAAATAGCCAAAGAGTTAGAGATCAGCGGTATGATGAATATCCAGTTTATAGCATTTGAAAATGAGATATATGTAATAGAGGTAAATCCTAGATCATCAAGAACGGTTCCTTATATCTCAAAGGTGACAGGAGTTCCTATGATAGAGCTTGCCACAAAAGTGATGCTTGGGGAAAAGCTGGCAGATTTGGAATATGGTACAGGAATCTACAAGAAGCCAAATGTTTATGCAGTAAAAGTCCCTGTATTTTCAACTGAAAAACTAGGAAACGTAGAGGTTTCTCTAGGACCTGAAATGAAATCTACAGGTGAAGTACTAGGGGTATCTGAAAGTCTAGACGAAGCTATCTACAAGGGACTTGTAGGGGGATACAGGCTGAGTCAGATAAAAGATAAGAATGTCCTTGTTACCATAAGAGATAAGGATAAGGAGGAGTTTTTACCTCTAGCAAAGAGACTTATTGGACAGGGATGCAAATTATTCTCTACAGTTGGAACTCAGAAATTCTTAGAAAAGCACGGAATCACAGCTGAAAAGGTAAATAAAATATCTGAGGAAAATCCCAATATTCTTGATAAACTCAAAAACAGAGAGATAGACCTTCTTATAAATACTGCAACTAAGGCCAACGACGCCATGAGAGATGGATTCAGAATCAGAAGAACTGCAATTGAGTACGGGGTGGAGGTTCTTACTTCTCTTGATACTTTAAATGCCATACTAAATATTATGGAGAAAAATATCCACCTTAACAAAGAACTAAAAGTATATGATATATCCAAAATATAA